The genomic window GTCTCGCGCCGCTTTTGCTTGGCGTGTACGCGGATCGCCGTGGTAGCGTCCGAGCGTATGAGCCGCGCGTCCCGCGAGTCCGAGTCGGAGCCCCTGGTTTCCCGCCCGATGTCCATCGACGAGTGGGCAGACCTGCCGGAGGACGAGCCGGGCGAGCTCGTGGACGGCTACCTGGTGGAGGAAGAGATGCCAGGTCTGCTGCACGAGATCGTGCTCACGTGGCTGGTCTACTCGTTGCGGTCGTGGGCGGCGCCGCGCGGGGGGCTCGTGTTCGGGTCGGAAGGCAAGTTCGCCGTCGCCGCGCGGCGGGGACGGAAGCCCGACCTCACCATGTACCTTCCGGGACATCCCGCGCTCCCGCGCCGCGGCGCCGTGCGGGTGCCGCCTGACGTCGCGATCGAGATCGTCACCCCGACGCCGCGGGACGTCCGCCGCGACCGGGTGGAGAAGGTCGAGGACTACGCCGGCTTCGGCGTCCGCTACTACTGGATCGTCGATCCCGAGCAGCAGACGTTCGAGATCCTCGAGCTCGGCGCCGACGGCCGCTACGTCCGCGCCCTCGGCGCCACGGGCGGGATCCTCGCGACGGTCCCGGGCTGCGCGGACCTCACGCTCGATCTCGACGAGCTCTGGCGCGAGGGCGACAAGCTCGGTTCCGCCGAGCCCGAGCCGCGCAGCCAGCCTTGATCTGACGATAAGTCGCGCTCAGGCGGCGCGAGGGAGTCGGTTGTCGGTCGCCAGGAGCCGTCGTCGGACCGCGGCGGTGGTCCGGACCTCCAGTGTGGGTGCGTTCCGCGTGGTGCTCGATGCGCTGGGCGGCTACGCCGCGCACCAGCGCGGGATGAGTCGATGCTCATGGGCCTCGCCGTTCCCGATCCCGACGTGTGGCGCTCGCGGACGTTGAATGCCGCGCCGAGCCTCGTCCGCCTGCTGACGGAGGGCGAATCACGCGCATGCGCGTGCGCTGGCTCGACCTGATCCCACCAGCGTTCCGCCGCGTCGACTCCCAGGCGAACGCGGAGCAACGTCAGCGCCTCGTCCATGACGAAGTCCGTGGAAACGAAGACCCCGCGCTTGACGAGCCACTGATCGCGAAAGTCGGCGGCGGCCTCGTGCAACGGATCGGCCGCATCGGCGAGCATCATCCATCCCGCCGTGTCCACGAAGGCCGCCTTCACGAATCGTCGATATCGTAGAGAATGCGATCGTGATCGCGTGAGGTCCGACCGTCGGTCGAGCGTCCGACCGGCTCGGCCCGGTAGAGCGGATCGTCTTCCACGCTCTGCGCTGGCTCGAGGCGACCATCGGCGACCGGCACGATTCGGCATGCAGGCCGGCTGCGATACAGTACGGTGAAGCGCTCGCCACGCCGAACGCGCTCCACCATCTTGGGAAGCGCCGCCCTCAGCTGCTTGGTGTTGATGATGCGCTCCATGTTCAACTCGAGTTAACCTGGGGTAGGTCCCCGGGTCCACATCGTGTTCAACCGTGGGGCGAGGCGCGAGAGAAGAGGCGGACGTACCTGATCCCCGTTCGCACGTGGGTCACGGTCGACCTGGCCAGCTCGGTCGTCGCGCCGGTGACGCGGTCGCGGTCGCCGATCCCGACGGCGGCTGTGGCAACCTGGCCGTACGAGCGTGAGCGGCCGTTGACGCGAATTGACAACTGGCGGGAGCGAAAACGCAACCGAAGTGTCCTTCAACTCCGTCGATGCTGCGCGCGCTCGTAGCCGGGGAATGCGCTCCTGCCGTGCTCGCGAATCGTAGCCGTACCAAGGGCGGTGGCGATCTCCTCGGTGCCGCGCCCGGTGTCGTGCTGACGATCCACGGTGCTGGCGATCCGGTTGACCGTTGATATCAACATACTCTATTGTGATAACAATGATCCGCACGCAAATCTCGCTCGACGAAGACGCCTACCGCGAAGCCAAGCGGGAAGCGCGGCAGCAAGGCATTTCATTGGCGGAGCTGGTGCGCCGACTGGTCGCCAGCGGCATCCGGCACCGGCGAACGAAGCAGCGACCCTGGATGCGCCATGCCGGTGCGTTGGCCTCGGGTGACTCCAAGGCGAGCCGGAGCGTCGATGCGGTCGTCTACGGACGACCGCGACCGTGAGAGTCGACACGGTCTTCCTGGACAGCGGGATCTTCATCGCCTTCCTCGACCGCTCGGATCGCTTTCACTCTGCTGCCCTCGAGTTGTTCTCGAGTCCGCCGCGCCGTTGTCACACGTCCCTCGCGGTGATCGCGGAGAC from Deltaproteobacteria bacterium includes these protein-coding regions:
- a CDS encoding Uma2 family endonuclease, which codes for MSRASRESESEPLVSRPMSIDEWADLPEDEPGELVDGYLVEEEMPGLLHEIVLTWLVYSLRSWAAPRGGLVFGSEGKFAVAARRGRKPDLTMYLPGHPALPRRGAVRVPPDVAIEIVTPTPRDVRRDRVEKVEDYAGFGVRYYWIVDPEQQTFEILELGADGRYVRALGATGGILATVPGCADLTLDLDELWREGDKLGSAEPEPRSQP